One genomic window of Deinococcus detaillensis includes the following:
- a CDS encoding ZIP family metal transporter yields the protein MAATIFGGVVASYRVPGEKLRSFVQHFAAGVVFAAVAGELLPEITKGHQPVGVVIGFSLGVAVLLAVRQFAEALERRSGEKGESSLIAAVGIDVFIDGLLIGVGFAAGARVGMLLVVALTLELLFLGVSVASSLGQSGVSRARTILTISGLSLAVIVGSLLGGTLLQGLHGLALEIVLSFGAAALLYLVTEELLTEAHEVKETPLITAAFFAGFVALYLIELST from the coding sequence GTGGCCGCCACCATCTTCGGCGGGGTGGTGGCCAGTTACCGCGTTCCAGGGGAAAAGCTCCGCAGCTTTGTCCAGCATTTCGCCGCCGGTGTCGTGTTCGCGGCAGTGGCCGGAGAACTGCTGCCGGAGATCACCAAAGGACATCAGCCAGTTGGTGTGGTGATCGGCTTTTCACTCGGGGTCGCGGTCCTGCTAGCGGTACGGCAATTCGCAGAGGCCCTGGAACGCCGGAGTGGTGAGAAAGGCGAGAGTAGCCTGATCGCGGCAGTTGGGATCGACGTCTTCATCGACGGCCTGCTGATCGGTGTAGGCTTCGCGGCTGGTGCCAGGGTGGGAATGTTGCTGGTGGTCGCCCTGACGCTGGAGTTGCTCTTCCTGGGCGTCTCAGTGGCGTCCAGCCTCGGGCAGTCCGGTGTATCCAGGGCACGCACCATCCTGACCATCAGTGGCCTCAGCCTGGCAGTGATCGTGGGATCGCTGCTGGGGGGCACGCTCCTTCAGGGCCTTCACGGTCTGGCGCTGGAGATCGTGCTGTCGTTCGGCGCGGCGGCATTGCTGTATCTGGTCACCGAGGAACTTCTGACTGAAGCACATGAAGTGAAGGAGACGCCGCTGATCACCGCAGCTTTCTTCGCGGGCTTCGTCGCGCTTTACCTGATTGAACTCTCGACCTGA
- a CDS encoding cation diffusion facilitator family transporter yields MTHSHNHAAHDDHEHGGHAHGHHHNHAPADFGRAFLIGIGLNTIFVIFEVIYGTLAKSLALVADAGHNASDVLGLLLAWGAYLVAKRRPSQKHTYGLRRSSILASLTNAVLLLVALGAIIWEALHRFSQPAPVAGGTVIWVATLGIAINGVTAYLFASGRKGDLNLRGAYQHMFADALVSAGVVVAGIVILFTGWNWLDPVVSLILAAVILYGTWGLLRESLDLALDAVPESVDLNEVKSFLSAQPGVAGVHDLHVWGMSTTETAMTVHLVMPQGLPDEALQHLRHELHEQFGVEHATVQVEQGRVPCDLLSDEVV; encoded by the coding sequence ATGACTCACTCCCACAACCATGCGGCACATGACGACCATGAGCACGGCGGTCATGCTCACGGGCACCACCACAACCATGCTCCCGCCGATTTTGGCCGGGCGTTCCTGATCGGCATTGGCCTCAACACGATCTTCGTCATCTTTGAGGTCATCTACGGCACGCTGGCCAAATCTCTGGCGCTGGTGGCCGACGCTGGACACAACGCCAGCGACGTGCTGGGCCTGCTGCTCGCCTGGGGCGCGTACCTGGTCGCTAAGCGCCGACCATCGCAAAAGCACACCTACGGCCTGCGGCGCAGCAGCATCCTGGCCTCGCTCACCAACGCGGTGCTGCTGCTCGTCGCCCTCGGAGCGATCATCTGGGAGGCGCTGCACCGCTTCAGTCAGCCAGCCCCGGTGGCGGGCGGCACGGTCATCTGGGTGGCGACGCTGGGCATCGCCATCAACGGCGTCACTGCGTACCTGTTCGCCTCTGGGCGCAAGGGGGACCTGAACCTCCGAGGAGCGTACCAGCACATGTTCGCCGACGCGCTCGTCTCGGCCGGTGTGGTGGTGGCGGGCATCGTGATCCTCTTCACCGGCTGGAACTGGCTCGACCCGGTGGTCAGCCTGATACTCGCCGCCGTGATCCTGTACGGCACCTGGGGCCTGCTGCGCGAGTCGCTCGACCTGGCGCTCGACGCGGTGCCGGAGAGTGTGGACCTGAACGAGGTGAAGTCCTTCCTGAGTGCCCAGCCTGGAGTAGCGGGTGTGCACGACCTGCACGTCTGGGGAATGAGCACCACCGAAACCGCCATGACGGTGCATCTGGTGATGCCGCAGGGCCTGCCGGATGAGGCTCTCCAGCACCTGCGGCATGAACTCCACGAACAGTTCGGCGTCGAGCATGCCACGGTTCAGGTGGAACAGGGCCGGGTTCCCTGCGATCTGCTTTCCGACGAGGTGGTGTGA
- a CDS encoding ArsR/SmtB family transcription factor has protein sequence MILTSQEDACEVSCVHPEAVQKAKQALPDVACVEEASALLKAVADPTRLRLLSALSACELCVCDLAAVVGISESAVSHQLRFLRAHRLVTFRKEGRIAYYRLLDHHVTVLIGSALEHARE, from the coding sequence ATGATTCTCACTTCTCAAGAAGACGCCTGTGAGGTGAGCTGTGTTCATCCGGAAGCTGTTCAGAAAGCAAAACAGGCCCTGCCGGATGTCGCCTGCGTCGAGGAGGCCAGCGCACTGCTCAAGGCTGTCGCCGACCCAACCCGGCTGCGGCTGCTGAGCGCCCTGAGCGCCTGCGAACTGTGCGTCTGTGACCTCGCGGCTGTGGTCGGGATCAGCGAGAGTGCCGTCAGCCACCAGCTGCGCTTCCTGCGGGCGCATCGCCTCGTAACGTTTCGCAAGGAGGGGCGGATCGCCTATTACCGACTGCTCGATCACCACGTCACCGTGCTAATCGGCAGCGCCCTAGAGCATGCCCGCGAGTAA
- a CDS encoding HNH endonuclease codes for MLDDTAGMPGFIRSAADDSTYFRSIVLFGTNTASYKFALSRALLVLAAEGRSRVTLPELAPYFTAPLLAHVQRGKRQGTVPSSVFLEGAAAHLCGQLDADAFHALTVQQAFRYVLDVYHRLPGGESATEFFQLERGRLRALVLTDALLALSPIDRQLLDAETEARWDLVEHAWTEGSASETAGRSPTYEEASGELVLVPWRHQTRVSLTRLRPALSGYQKGHCFYCYQPVDMTSGEACHVDHVFPWVLGYRLPDVDLNAVWNLVLSCETCNAGPGGKSDAIPARRFLQRLHRRNSYLIDSHHPLRVALMQDTGSTAEARWTFLTSLETFALEQRSKRWNGRAEHPPVF; via the coding sequence ATGCTTGACGACACTGCAGGAATGCCCGGATTCATCCGCTCGGCAGCGGACGATTCCACTTATTTCCGCAGCATCGTGCTGTTTGGCACCAACACGGCGTCCTACAAGTTCGCGCTGAGCCGCGCGCTGCTGGTCCTGGCGGCCGAAGGGCGTAGCCGGGTCACTCTACCCGAACTGGCCCCCTACTTCACCGCTCCCCTGCTGGCCCACGTGCAACGCGGAAAGAGGCAGGGGACGGTCCCGAGCAGCGTGTTCCTGGAGGGTGCCGCCGCCCACCTGTGCGGTCAGCTGGATGCGGACGCCTTTCATGCCCTCACCGTGCAGCAAGCTTTCCGCTACGTGCTGGACGTGTATCACCGTCTGCCCGGTGGGGAATCGGCAACGGAGTTCTTCCAGCTGGAACGCGGGCGTCTGCGGGCCTTGGTGCTCACCGACGCACTGCTGGCCCTTTCCCCTATAGATCGTCAGTTGCTGGATGCTGAGACGGAGGCCCGTTGGGATCTGGTTGAACACGCCTGGACCGAGGGAAGCGCATCAGAGACAGCAGGCCGCTCCCCAACGTACGAGGAAGCCAGCGGTGAGCTGGTGCTGGTGCCCTGGCGGCACCAGACCCGCGTTTCGCTCACGCGTTTGCGCCCTGCCCTAAGCGGCTACCAGAAAGGCCACTGCTTTTATTGCTATCAACCGGTGGACATGACCTCCGGCGAAGCGTGCCATGTGGATCACGTCTTCCCGTGGGTGCTGGGCTACCGCCTGCCGGATGTGGACCTGAACGCGGTGTGGAATCTCGTGCTGAGTTGCGAGACCTGCAATGCCGGTCCAGGGGGGAAATCGGATGCCATTCCGGCCCGGCGTTTTCTGCAGCGGTTGCACCGCCGCAACTCGTACCTGATCGACAGCCACCATCCGCTCCGGGTAGCCCTGATGCAGGACACGGGAAGCACCGCCGAGGCCCGCTGGACTTTCCTGACTTCCCTGGAAACCTTTGCCCTGGAGCAGCGGTCCAAACGCTGGAATGGGCGCGCCGAACACCCGCCAGTATTTTGA